Proteins encoded within one genomic window of Mesorhizobium sp. AR10:
- a CDS encoding SDR family NAD(P)-dependent oxidoreductase produces the protein MKDFDGKIALVTGTTGIGLASARRLAAGGAAIIACGIDANANAAMQAELDRSGARALVVTADVSVPDQVAEAIAAGVERFGGLDVIVNSAAVHPYGTATSTDFETWNRAMSVNVGSIYLTAHFGIPEMIKRGGGAIVNLASVQGHACQQNVAAYATTKGAIHTLTRSLALDYARHGIRVNSVSPGSIRTPILEKAARGDSGTDADIEAAYKRFGEAHPLGRIGEPEEVAELIAFLCSSKAGFCTGADYKIDGGLTAGIGVK, from the coding sequence ATGAAGGATTTCGACGGCAAGATTGCCCTGGTGACGGGAACGACCGGGATCGGCCTGGCAAGCGCCAGACGCCTGGCGGCGGGCGGTGCTGCGATCATCGCCTGCGGTATCGACGCCAACGCAAACGCGGCGATGCAAGCAGAACTCGATCGCTCGGGCGCAAGGGCGCTGGTGGTGACAGCGGACGTTTCCGTGCCGGATCAGGTTGCGGAGGCGATCGCTGCCGGGGTCGAGCGGTTCGGCGGGCTGGACGTCATCGTCAACTCGGCTGCCGTGCATCCCTACGGCACGGCAACCAGCACGGATTTCGAAACCTGGAACCGGGCGATGTCCGTGAATGTCGGCTCTATCTATCTGACCGCTCATTTCGGCATTCCCGAAATGATCAAACGGGGCGGCGGCGCTATCGTCAACCTGGCTTCGGTACAGGGCCACGCTTGCCAGCAGAACGTCGCCGCCTATGCAACGACAAAGGGAGCGATCCATACGTTGACGCGCTCGCTGGCGCTCGACTACGCCCGCCACGGAATCCGCGTGAATTCGGTGAGCCCGGGATCGATCCGCACGCCAATCCTGGAAAAGGCGGCGCGCGGCGACAGCGGCACCGACGCCGATATCGAAGCCGCCTACAAACGCTTCGGCGAAGCGCACCCGCTTGGCCGCATCGGCGAGCCGGAAGAAGTGGCTGAACTCATCGCGTTTCTTTGCTCGTCCAAAGCGGGCTTCTGCACCGGCGCCGACTACAAGATCGATGGCGGCCTGACCGCCGGCATCGGGGTCAAGTAA
- the uxuA gene encoding mannonate dehydratase codes for MEQCWRWYGPDDPVTLDHVRQAAATGIVSALHNIYDGRAWPLADILERKRIIEAAGLTWSVVESIPVHNSIKIGSTERQRYAGFYRDTIRALAKAGISTICYNFMPVVDWTRTDLAFRLPTTGYALRFDAIDFAAYDLFVLKRRDAEASYSPARVAEAEARLKALSDEQIDKIERNLIAGLPATERKYNRDTMREALADYDTIGPVELRANLAWFLKEIIPVAEEVGARMCIHPDDPPFSLFGLPRVVSTAEDARFILETVDSPANGLTFCTGSYGVRADNDLVAMIEEFAPKIHFAHLRNVTREDDGSFFEAEHLEGSTDMASVILALMKEEGRRRREGRPDWRIPMRPDHGHLLADDIGKTRINPGYSLIGRLKGLAELRGIMRAVDRFGLA; via the coding sequence ATGGAACAATGTTGGCGCTGGTACGGACCTGACGATCCGGTCACGCTGGACCATGTCAGACAGGCCGCGGCGACGGGCATCGTATCGGCCCTGCACAACATCTACGATGGCCGCGCCTGGCCTTTGGCCGACATCCTTGAACGCAAGCGCATCATCGAGGCCGCGGGGCTGACTTGGTCGGTGGTGGAGAGCATCCCCGTCCACAATTCGATCAAGATCGGCTCGACGGAGCGGCAGCGCTACGCAGGCTTCTACAGGGACACCATTCGCGCCCTGGCCAAGGCTGGCATTTCGACCATCTGCTACAATTTCATGCCGGTGGTCGACTGGACCCGCACCGATCTCGCCTTCCGGCTGCCGACGACCGGCTATGCCTTGCGCTTCGATGCGATCGACTTCGCTGCCTATGACTTGTTCGTGCTGAAACGCCGGGATGCCGAGGCAAGCTACAGCCCGGCGCGAGTCGCGGAAGCAGAAGCGCGACTGAAGGCCTTGAGCGACGAGCAGATCGACAAGATCGAGCGCAACCTCATTGCCGGCCTGCCGGCCACCGAACGCAAGTACAACCGCGACACGATGCGCGAGGCGCTTGCTGACTACGACACAATCGGCCCGGTGGAACTGCGCGCGAACCTGGCATGGTTTCTGAAGGAAATCATTCCGGTTGCCGAGGAGGTGGGCGCGCGCATGTGCATCCACCCCGATGATCCGCCTTTCTCGCTGTTCGGGCTGCCGCGAGTCGTCTCCACCGCCGAAGACGCACGCTTCATCCTGGAGACGGTCGACAGTCCGGCGAACGGCCTGACATTCTGCACCGGTTCCTACGGCGTGCGCGCCGACAACGACCTTGTCGCGATGATCGAGGAATTCGCGCCAAAAATCCATTTCGCGCATCTGCGCAATGTGACGCGCGAAGACGACGGCTCGTTCTTCGAGGCCGAACATCTGGAAGGCTCCACCGACATGGCGTCGGTGATCCTGGCGCTGATGAAGGAAGAGGGGCGACGCCGCCGGGAGGGTCGGCCAGACTGGCGCATCCCGATGCGTCCGGACCATGGCCATCTGCTGGCCGACGACATCGGCAAGACCAGGATCAACCCCGGCTATTCGCTGATCGGCCGCCTCAAGGGCCTGGCCGAACTGCGCGGCATCATGCGGGCGGTGGACCGCTTCGGGCTGGCTTGA
- a CDS encoding ABC transporter ATP-binding protein, which translates to MANAIETRGLDVGYGGRQAAVKVLSGLDLNVEARSFLSILGPSGCGKSTLLRVIADLLDPLGGTINVLGDTPHAVRSRRDVGFVFQDSTLLPWRTVRDNVRLPLGVGQGSLTRSIEDRSDELLDLMGLAGFGERLPHQLSGGQRQRVAIARALLGQPKLLLMDEPFGALDEITRDRLNDELLNLWRRTGTTILFVTHSIAEAAYLGERVIVLAANPGRVVKDMDMRPLKQDGNRCSRESPAIVAAMAELRTALEHAS; encoded by the coding sequence ATGGCGAACGCGATCGAAACCCGCGGACTGGATGTCGGCTATGGCGGCCGCCAGGCGGCGGTGAAGGTACTCTCCGGTCTCGATCTCAACGTCGAGGCCAGATCCTTCCTGTCGATCCTCGGACCTTCCGGCTGCGGCAAGTCGACCTTGCTCAGGGTGATTGCCGACCTGCTCGACCCGCTCGGCGGCACCATCAATGTGCTTGGCGATACGCCGCACGCGGTGCGCTCGCGCCGCGATGTCGGTTTTGTCTTCCAGGACTCGACGCTGCTGCCGTGGCGCACTGTCCGCGACAATGTCCGCCTGCCGCTTGGCGTCGGGCAAGGCAGCCTGACCCGCAGCATAGAAGACCGCAGCGACGAGCTGCTTGACCTGATGGGGCTTGCCGGGTTCGGCGAACGCCTACCACACCAATTGTCGGGCGGCCAGCGGCAGCGCGTTGCGATCGCCCGGGCGTTGCTCGGACAACCGAAGCTGCTGCTCATGGATGAACCGTTCGGGGCCCTCGACGAGATCACCCGCGATCGCCTCAACGACGAGCTTCTCAATCTGTGGCGGCGCACCGGCACCACGATCCTCTTCGTCACCCATTCGATCGCCGAAGCCGCCTATCTCGGCGAAAGGGTTATCGTTCTCGCCGCCAACCCGGGGCGGGTGGTGAAGGATATGGACATGCGGCCGCTCAAGCAGGACGGCAACCGCTGCTCGCGCGAATCCCCGGCGATCGTCGCCGCCATGGCCGAACTGCGAACCGCGCTGGAGCATGCGTCGTGA
- a CDS encoding ABC transporter permease, with protein sequence MRPAPLTPQLAVALPIFGAASILLTWQYLLPLLGVPAYIVPTPTAIFGVFQKSLPLFLGNLWPTLIEALAGFVIGNLAGVLLAVLFVHSRILQAAYFPIVLFFNTIPILALSPIIILIFGLGMTPKIVIAAVICFFPTLVNMIRGLDSASDNEHELFRVLSATRWEIFWSLRLPRALPMLFSSLRIASATAVIGAIVGEWIGSDKGLGALIIQASFNYQSDRLYAAIVLSSSLSIALFAIVVLVERRVIKY encoded by the coding sequence GTGAGGCCTGCGCCACTGACTCCGCAGCTTGCCGTCGCCCTGCCCATTTTCGGCGCGGCGTCGATCCTTCTCACCTGGCAATATTTGCTGCCCCTTCTCGGCGTCCCCGCCTATATCGTGCCGACGCCGACGGCGATATTCGGCGTCTTCCAGAAGAGCCTTCCGCTGTTTCTCGGCAACCTCTGGCCGACGCTGATCGAGGCGCTGGCCGGTTTCGTCATCGGCAATCTCGCCGGCGTGCTGCTGGCGGTGCTGTTCGTGCACAGCCGCATTCTTCAGGCTGCCTATTTTCCGATCGTGCTGTTTTTCAACACGATCCCGATCCTGGCGCTGTCGCCGATCATCATCCTGATTTTCGGGCTTGGCATGACGCCCAAGATCGTCATCGCGGCGGTGATCTGCTTCTTCCCGACGCTGGTGAACATGATCCGCGGGCTGGATTCGGCCAGCGACAACGAGCACGAGCTGTTCCGGGTGCTGTCGGCGACGCGCTGGGAGATCTTCTGGAGCCTGCGCCTGCCGCGCGCCTTGCCAATGCTGTTCTCCTCCCTCAGGATCGCATCGGCGACGGCGGTGATCGGCGCCATCGTCGGCGAATGGATCGGCTCGGACAAGGGTCTCGGCGCACTCATCATCCAGGCGAGCTTCAACTATCAGTCGGACCGGCTTTACGCGGCGATCGTGCTGTCGTCATCGCTGTCGATCGCGCTGTTCGCAATCGTCGTCCTCGTTGAACGCCGTGTCATAAAATACTGA
- a CDS encoding VOC family protein — translation MSIGTAYRISDVCLLVENIERTVEFYVDKLGFRLRRRAEGFADFHGEGVTLAAWEIEHISQHTGVSKLRSPRHAHKVCVAVKLDAPGEIDRLYSDLTAKGVPFHGPPEDYVWNARCAYFTDPDDTLWELYAWLDGDPGDYHDEQP, via the coding sequence ATTTCGGACGTCTGCCTGCTTGTCGAGAATATCGAGCGGACGGTGGAGTTCTATGTCGACAAGCTCGGCTTCCGCCTGCGCCGGCGCGCCGAAGGTTTCGCCGACTTCCATGGCGAGGGCGTGACGCTTGCCGCCTGGGAGATCGAGCACATCAGCCAGCACACCGGCGTCTCGAAGCTGCGTTCGCCGCGCCATGCGCACAAGGTCTGCGTCGCGGTCAAGCTCGACGCGCCCGGCGAGATCGACCGCCTCTACTCCGATCTGACAGCAAAGGGCGTGCCCTTCCACGGCCCGCCCGAGGATTATGTCTGGAATGCACGCTGCGCGTATTTCACCGACCCGGACGACACGCTTTGGGAACTCTACGCCTGGCTCGACGGCGACCCTGGCGACTACCACGACGAACAGCCGTAG
- the rbsK gene encoding ribokinase, which translates to MAAGKPVVILGVFVADTAYRAARQPRMGETILGTSFTLGPGGKGSNQAVAAGRLGADITFLTRLGVDPFADMARQTWSKAGVKSAVIDTPESYTGAAYIFIEETTGNNAIIVSPGAAMLISPADIDAHAGLIGSAGVFVTQLEQPIDAALRALEIARGAGVTTILNPAPAAKLPDRIYTLCDYVTPNETEAEELTGIKVSSIDDARRAADSLLGKGVGAVIVTLGEKGALLHTASRSDHVPVVNAGPVVETTGAGDAFNGGLAAALARGVEPLQAMRFACAVAGISVTRPGTAPSMPTLQEVEALLAKA; encoded by the coding sequence ATGGCAGCCGGCAAGCCTGTCGTCATCCTCGGGGTGTTTGTCGCCGACACTGCCTATCGCGCCGCCCGCCAGCCGCGCATGGGCGAGACCATCCTTGGCACATCCTTCACGCTTGGCCCGGGCGGCAAGGGCTCGAACCAGGCGGTCGCGGCAGGCCGGCTTGGCGCCGACATCACCTTCCTGACCCGCCTTGGCGTCGATCCCTTCGCCGATATGGCGAGGCAGACCTGGTCGAAAGCCGGCGTGAAGAGCGCCGTCATCGACACGCCGGAAAGCTACACCGGTGCGGCCTATATCTTTATCGAGGAGACGACCGGGAATAACGCCATCATCGTCAGTCCCGGTGCCGCCATGCTGATTTCGCCTGCCGACATCGACGCCCACGCCGGCCTGATCGGCTCGGCCGGTGTCTTCGTCACCCAGCTGGAACAGCCGATCGACGCAGCGCTGCGGGCGCTGGAGATTGCGCGCGGGGCAGGGGTCACCACCATCCTCAACCCGGCGCCGGCGGCAAAGCTTCCGGATCGCATCTACACGCTTTGCGACTATGTCACGCCCAACGAGACCGAGGCCGAGGAACTGACCGGCATCAAGGTTTCCTCGATCGACGATGCGCGCCGAGCCGCCGATAGCCTCCTTGGAAAAGGCGTCGGCGCTGTCATCGTGACGCTTGGCGAAAAGGGCGCGCTGCTGCACACGGCCAGCCGTTCTGACCATGTTCCCGTGGTCAATGCCGGCCCGGTGGTCGAGACGACAGGGGCGGGCGACGCCTTCAATGGCGGGTTGGCTGCAGCACTTGCGAGAGGCGTGGAACCGCTGCAGGCCATGCGCTTCGCCTGCGCCGTTGCCGGCATTTCAGTGACCCGGCCGGGCACCGCGCCGTCGATGCCGACGCTGCAAGAGGTCGAGGCGCTGCTCGCCAAGGCTTGA
- a CDS encoding ABC transporter ATP-binding protein produces the protein MAQVAISNVAKAFGTVKVLHDVSVDIADGQFVVLVGPSGCGKSTLLRMVAGLETVSGGTIAIGDRVVNHLPPAKRDIAMVFQNYALYPHKTVEQNMAFALKLRKTDPAVVAERVKRAADILDLAPYLKRYPRQLSGGQRQRVAMGRAIVRNPQVFLFDEPLSNLDAKLRVQMRTEIKELHQRLKTTTIYVTHDQIEAMTMADKIVVMRDGRIEQVGAPLELFDRPANLFVAGFIGSPSMNLLKGVVRKGDKPVVEIAGTPFPIAANSKVEDGRNVVYGVRPEHLEIHPDGVPAKISVVEPTGSETLVFLRFGEGEMVALFRERHDFKPGDTLHLKPRLDQVHLFDAETGNRL, from the coding sequence ATGGCTCAAGTCGCGATCAGCAATGTGGCCAAGGCGTTCGGAACCGTCAAGGTCCTGCACGATGTCAGCGTCGATATCGCCGACGGGCAGTTCGTGGTGCTGGTCGGCCCTTCGGGTTGCGGCAAGTCCACGCTGCTCAGGATGGTGGCGGGGCTGGAAACCGTTTCCGGCGGCACGATCGCCATCGGCGACCGCGTCGTCAACCATTTGCCGCCGGCCAAGCGCGACATCGCCATGGTGTTCCAGAACTACGCGCTCTATCCGCACAAGACGGTGGAGCAGAACATGGCCTTTGCGCTCAAGCTGCGGAAGACCGATCCGGCGGTCGTCGCAGAGCGGGTCAAGCGCGCCGCCGATATTCTCGACCTCGCCCCCTATCTCAAACGCTATCCGCGCCAGCTCTCGGGTGGCCAGCGCCAGCGTGTCGCCATGGGCCGCGCCATCGTGCGCAATCCGCAGGTGTTCCTGTTCGATGAACCGCTCTCCAACCTCGACGCGAAGCTGCGCGTGCAGATGCGCACCGAGATCAAGGAACTGCACCAGCGGCTGAAGACCACCACCATCTACGTCACCCACGACCAGATCGAGGCCATGACCATGGCCGACAAGATCGTCGTCATGCGCGATGGCCGCATCGAGCAGGTCGGCGCGCCGCTCGAACTGTTCGACCGGCCGGCCAACCTGTTCGTTGCCGGCTTCATCGGCTCGCCGTCAATGAACCTGCTCAAAGGTGTCGTTCGCAAGGGCGACAAGCCGGTTGTCGAGATTGCCGGAACGCCGTTCCCGATTGCTGCCAACAGCAAGGTGGAGGACGGGCGCAACGTCGTTTATGGCGTGCGGCCCGAGCATCTCGAAATCCACCCCGACGGCGTGCCGGCGAAGATTTCTGTGGTCGAGCCGACCGGTTCCGAAACGCTGGTCTTCCTGCGCTTCGGCGAAGGCGAGATGGTGGCGCTGTTTCGCGAGCGCCACGACTTCAAGCCGGGCGACACGCTGCACCTGAAACCCAGGCTTGACCAGGTCCACCTCTTCGACGCAGAGACCGGCAACCGGCTCTGA
- a CDS encoding RbsD/FucU family protein, translating into MLKGINPLLNADVLQALRAMGHGDDLIIADTNFPADSVARQTVLGKLLHIDAPAADVVKAVLSLYPLDSFVDDAAARMEIVGNPDEIPPVQKEVQKQIDAAEGKAWPMISVERYAFYERAKKAYCVIQTGERRFYGCFAFRKGVVPPDAE; encoded by the coding sequence ATGCTCAAAGGGATCAACCCGTTGCTCAATGCCGATGTGCTTCAGGCACTGCGGGCGATGGGCCACGGCGACGACCTGATCATCGCCGACACCAATTTCCCCGCCGATTCGGTGGCGCGCCAGACCGTGCTCGGCAAGCTGCTGCACATCGATGCGCCGGCGGCGGACGTGGTCAAGGCGGTGCTGTCGCTCTATCCGCTGGACAGCTTCGTCGACGACGCAGCCGCCCGCATGGAGATCGTCGGCAATCCAGATGAAATCCCGCCTGTGCAGAAGGAAGTCCAAAAGCAGATCGACGCGGCCGAGGGTAAGGCCTGGCCGATGATCTCGGTCGAGCGCTATGCCTTCTACGAACGCGCCAAGAAGGCCTATTGCGTCATCCAGACAGGCGAGCGCCGCTTCTATGGCTGCTTTGCCTTCCGCAAGGGCGTCGTTCCGCCGGACGCGGAGTAG
- a CDS encoding ABC transporter substrate-binding protein: protein MNRRSFIKSGIAAVAAASAGMQLVLTPGAKAAGKVVIQYDWLMSNGQIGDIAAVANGYFRDAGLEVEFSPGGPNAATVPPVISGAAQLGQFSETPQLFAARASGVPVKIIACGFRTGPYAFTSKPAKPIRGVADLKGKKIGIQPTARFVIDEILAKNGIDPSEVTVVNVGFDKAPLVRGDVDAIGGWITNTQALSVVGDDRIDLLVRDLGLNSYADVYFATDAAIEKDPDTLAKFIGAVAKGWGWVHANPQEAVKKMVAAYPEMDLGWEEKTVNLVLKLSFDAATAKDGWGTFDPASIEEQLALLDKVGQYPNGRPAAADVYTTKILELSAADRPKLDAPAA, encoded by the coding sequence ATGAACCGCCGCAGTTTCATCAAATCCGGTATCGCGGCCGTTGCCGCCGCTTCAGCCGGAATGCAACTGGTGCTGACCCCGGGCGCCAAGGCAGCCGGAAAGGTCGTCATCCAGTATGACTGGCTGATGTCGAACGGACAGATCGGCGATATCGCCGCCGTCGCCAACGGCTACTTCAGGGATGCCGGGCTCGAAGTGGAATTCAGCCCGGGCGGACCCAACGCCGCGACGGTGCCGCCGGTAATCTCCGGCGCGGCACAGCTCGGCCAGTTTTCCGAAACGCCGCAGCTTTTTGCGGCACGCGCCAGCGGCGTTCCGGTCAAGATCATCGCCTGCGGCTTCCGCACCGGCCCCTATGCCTTCACCTCCAAGCCGGCCAAGCCGATCCGCGGCGTCGCCGACCTCAAGGGCAAGAAGATCGGCATCCAGCCGACGGCGCGCTTCGTCATCGACGAGATCCTGGCCAAGAACGGCATCGACCCGTCCGAGGTCACCGTCGTCAATGTCGGCTTCGACAAGGCGCCGCTGGTGCGCGGCGACGTCGACGCCATCGGTGGCTGGATCACCAACACGCAGGCGCTCAGCGTCGTCGGCGATGACCGCATCGACCTTCTGGTGCGCGATCTCGGCTTGAATTCCTACGCGGATGTCTATTTCGCCACCGACGCCGCGATCGAAAAGGATCCGGACACACTGGCGAAGTTCATCGGCGCCGTCGCCAAGGGCTGGGGCTGGGTGCACGCCAATCCGCAGGAAGCGGTGAAGAAGATGGTCGCCGCCTATCCGGAAATGGACCTCGGCTGGGAAGAAAAGACCGTCAATCTGGTGTTGAAGCTCTCCTTCGACGCGGCGACCGCCAAGGACGGCTGGGGGACGTTCGACCCCGCCTCGATCGAGGAACAATTGGCGCTGCTAGACAAGGTCGGGCAATACCCCAACGGCCGGCCGGCGGCGGCTGATGTCTACACCACCAAGATCCTCGAACTCTCGGCCGCCGATCGGCCGAAGCTCGACGCACCCGCCGCCTGA